A stretch of the Pan paniscus chromosome 2, NHGRI_mPanPan1-v2.0_pri, whole genome shotgun sequence genome encodes the following:
- the XCR1 gene encoding chemokine XC receptor 1 gives MESSGNPESTTFFYYDLQSQPCENQAWVFATLATTVLYCLVFLLSLVGNSLVLWVLVKYESLESLTNVFILNLCLSDLVFACLLPVWISPYHWGWVLGDFLCKLLNMIFSISLYSSIFFLTIMTIHRYLSVVSPLSTLRVPTLRCRVLVTMAVWVASILSSILDTIFHKVLSSGCDYSELTWYLTSVYQHNLFFLLSLGIILFCYVEILRTLFRSRSKRRHRTVKLIFAIVVAYFLSWGPYNFTLFLQTLFRTQIIRSCEAKQQLEYALLICRNLAFSHCCFNPVLYVFVGVKFRTHLKHVLRQFWFCRLQAPSPAPIPHSPGAFAYEGASFY, from the coding sequence ATGGAGTCCTCAGGCAACCCAGAGAGCACCACCTTTTTTTACTATGACCTTCAGAGCCAGCCGTGTGAGAACCAGGCCTGGGTCTTTGCTACCCTCGCCACCACCGTCCTGTACTGCCTGGTGTTTCTCCTCAGCCTAGTGGGCAACAGCCTGGTCCTGTGGGTCCTGGTGAAGTATGAGAGCCTGGAGTCCCTCACCAACGTCTTCATCCTCAACCTGTGCCTCTCAGACCTGGTGTTCGCCTGCTTGTTGCCTGTGTGGATCTCCCCATACCACTGGGGCTGGGTGCTGGGAGACTTCCTCTGCAAACTCCTCAATATGATCTTCTCCATCAGCCTCTACAGCAGCATCTTCTTCCTGACCATCATGACCATCCACCGCTACCTGTCGGTAGTGAGCCCCCTCTCCACCCTGCGCGTCCCCACCCTCCGCTGCCGGGTGCTGGTGACCATGGCTGTGTGGGTAGCCAGCATCCTGTCCTCCATCCTCGACACCATCTTCCACAAGGTGCTTTCTTCGGGCTGTGATTATTCCGAACTCACGTGGTACCTCACCTCCGTCTACCAGCACAACCTCTTCTTCCTGCTGTCCCTGGGGATTATCCTGTTCTGCTATGTGGAGATCCTCAGGACCCTGTTCCGCTCACGCTCCAAGCGGCGCCACCGCACGGTCAAGCTCATCTTCGCCATCGTGGTGGCCTACTTCCTCAGCTGGGGTCCCTACAACTTCACCCTGTTTCTGCAGACGCTGTTTCGGACCCAGATCATCCGGAGCTGCGAGGCCAAACAGCAGCTAGAATACGCCCTGCTCATCTGCCGCAACCTCGCCTTCTCCCACTGCTGCTTTAACCCGGTGCTCTATGTCTTCGTGGGGGTCAAGTTCCGCACACACCTGAAACATGTCCTCCGGCAGTTCTGGTTCTGCCGGCTGCAGGCACCCAGCCCAGCCCCGATCCCCCACTCCCCTGGTGCCTTCGCCTATGAGGGCGCCTCCTTCTACTGA